The nucleotide window ATAAAAGGGCAAGGTTTAGGCTCAAAAAGTTTTGTTCCAACAATAAATCTAAAAGTGAATGAATTTTTACTTCCAAAAGAAGGAGTTTATATCACAAAAACTATTTTAGAAGAAAAAGAGTACAACTCGATTACTTTTTTGGGGCATAGAGTTAGTACAGATGGAAGTTTTGCAGTTGAAACACATATTCTAAATGAAGATATAAAAAATAATAACTATACAACTCAAATAAAATTTATCAAAAAATTAAGAGAAAACTTAAAATTCGATAGTTTTGAAAAGTTAAAAAATCAGATATTAGAAGATATAGAAACTACTAAAAAATATTTTATCAATATTTATTAATATGCATTTAGATAAAATATTAAGATGATAGATAAAGTATTTAATAAATCAATTACAAAACAGTTCGAATTTGATGAAGAAGTAGCATCAGTTTTTGACGATATGTTAAACAGATCAGTTCCTTTTTATAAAGAAATGCAAAGATTATCTATTAACTTTGCTTGTAATTTTTTAAATGAAAATGATAAAGTTTATGATTTAGGATGTTCAACTGCCTCAACTTTAATTGAGTTAAGTAAACACTGTAAACATGAACTAAAACTTATTGGAATTGATAACTCTAGTGCGATGTTAAATAGAGCAGCAAAAAAAGCAAAAGCTTTTGGTGTTGAAATAGAACTTATAAATGCTGATTTACATGATGTAAATTATGAAAATGCAAAACTTATTCTTTCAAACTACACTTTACAATTCATAAGACCTCTACAAAGAGAAAAATTAGTAAAAAAAATATATGATTCATTAGAAGAAAAAGGTATTTTTATCTTTAGTGAAAAAGTTATCTCTTCAAATTCAACTTTAAATAAACAATCTATTGATGAATATTATGAGTTTAAAAAAACTCAAGGATATAGTGAATTTGAAATATCTCAAAAAAGAGAAGCTTTAGAAAATGTATTGATTCCATATACAGAAGAAGAAAATAAAAAGATGATTTTAGATGCTGGATTTAGCCATTGTGAAACTATTTTCAAATGGGTAAATTTTGCAACATTTATAGCAATAAAAAATTAAAGGATTAAGATGTTAAAAGTTGGAGATATAGCACCTAGTTTTTGTGCACCAAATCAAGACGATGTAGAAATCTGCTCAAGAGATTTAGCAGGAAAATGGATAGTTTTATACTTTTATCCAAAAGATTTAACTCCAGGTTGTACAACTGAAGCTTGTGATTTTACTGATAAACACTCATTTTTCGATGATTTAGATGCAGTAATTTTAGGTGTTAGTGCCGATGATACGCAAAAACATAGAAAATTTATTGATAAATATGATTTAACTATTACTCTTTTATCTGATACAAATAAAAAAATGTGTGAAGATTATGGAGTTTGGCAATTAAAACAATTTATGGGTAAAGAGTTTATGGGTGTAGTAAGAAGTACATTTATTATTAATCCTGAAGGAAAAATTGCTGCAATTTGGGATAAAGTAAGTGTTAGAAAGAAAAAGAGTGTAAAAGGTGAAAAAATAGAGATTTTACATGTAGATGAAGTAAAAGAAAAACTTCAAGAATTACAATCAAATTAATAGGAATAAAAATGGGAAAGATATTTAATAAAGTTTTATTATTAGGTGCAGTTTCTTTAATATCTTGCAATCTAATGGCAGAAGAGACAATTTGTTTTAAAAATGGTGTAGATAAGCCTTCAACAATTGAAGATACTGCTTTAGAAGGTGATATTTGTAAAGGAAAGCTAACAGTAAATGATATGAAAAGCAATGGGTGGGATGTTTTAGATATAAAAATAACATCTTCTCAAAATAAATTTAATTATTCATACTATTTTTATAAAGAAAATCACTCTAGTGCAAAACCTGTAAGCACAACTTCTAATGCAACTTTACAAACAAATGTTACAGCTGATTTTTCTATTAAACCAATTGGTTCGAAAATAACAAATTTACAAGATAATAAAAGTACCATTAATATAGGAAATTTGA belongs to Arcobacter defluvii and includes:
- the cmoA gene encoding carboxy-S-adenosyl-L-methionine synthase CmoA produces the protein MIDKVFNKSITKQFEFDEEVASVFDDMLNRSVPFYKEMQRLSINFACNFLNENDKVYDLGCSTASTLIELSKHCKHELKLIGIDNSSAMLNRAAKKAKAFGVEIELINADLHDVNYENAKLILSNYTLQFIRPLQREKLVKKIYDSLEEKGIFIFSEKVISSNSTLNKQSIDEYYEFKKTQGYSEFEISQKREALENVLIPYTEEENKKMILDAGFSHCETIFKWVNFATFIAIKN
- the bcp gene encoding thioredoxin-dependent thiol peroxidase — translated: MLKVGDIAPSFCAPNQDDVEICSRDLAGKWIVLYFYPKDLTPGCTTEACDFTDKHSFFDDLDAVILGVSADDTQKHRKFIDKYDLTITLLSDTNKKMCEDYGVWQLKQFMGKEFMGVVRSTFIINPEGKIAAIWDKVSVRKKKSVKGEKIEILHVDEVKEKLQELQSN